The Schizosaccharomyces pombe strain 972h- genome assembly, chromosome: I genome contains a region encoding:
- a CDS encoding GPI-anchored protein (S. pombe specific GPI anchored protein family 1), with amino-acid sequence MSPLIVGTLIIILLSGLATAFYVTWQGRLICAGVGLILEQAYEGGQMFNTLMAHCFETYNGVEKSGTQCVADWLKVGLLAVTFGAGGPRLVNTLGGSSPTTKRVIYIVMILLVLITLAVNLKH; translated from the coding sequence atGTCCCCTTTAATAGTTGGGactttaataattatcCTATTGTCAGGACTCGCAACTGCTTTTTATGTTACGTGGCAAGGCAGACTCATTTGTGCTGGTGTAGGGCTCATACTTGAACAGGCTTATGAGGGTGGTCAGATGTTTAACACATTGATGGCACATTGCTTTGAAACGTACAATGGTGTTGAGAAAAGTGGAACGCAGTGTGTGGCCGATTGGCTTAAAGTAGGGCTTTTGGCTGTCACATTTGGGGCTGGAGGACCTAGATTGGTTAACACATTAGGTGGTTCTTCGCCTACTACAAAACGGGTAATCTATATTGTGATGATTTTACTGGTGCTGATTACTTTAGCTGTGAACTTGAAACATTAA
- a CDS encoding DNA helicase-like protein: protein MGVRLVVHYRLPASSMDYVQETGRAGRDGKYAIAALFYEKYDSTWSSYVEDSMKNFLNDNTMCVRSFLASEMDGECVCYSLLGEESTVSTMYGVKPTLPETPKPAIATHSRYNASFSSSPPPQPGSSSGMSAMNTNTTSTTPVSGKT from the exons ATGGGAGTGCGTTTAGTAGTACACTATAGATTACCAGCTTCATCTATGGATTATGTACAGGAGACAGGTCGAGCTGGAAGAGATGGCAAGTATGCGATTGCAGCATTGTTTTACGAGAAATATGATTCTACATGGTCGAGCTACGTGGAGGATTCGatgaaaaactttcttaatgataatacGATGTGTGTTCGATCGTTTCTCGCAAGTGAAATGGATGGCGAATGTGTATGTT ATTCGTTACTTGGTGAAGAATCAACTGTGTCTACGATGTATGGAGTGAAACCGACATTGCCAGAAACACCGAAACCAGCCATTGCAACACATTCGCGTTATAATGCATCGTTTTCGTCTTCCCCCCCACCACAGCCAGGGAGTAGCAGTGGTATGAGTGCTATGAACACTAACACTACTAGTACTACGCCAGTGTCTGGTAAAACTTAA